Proteins encoded by one window of Deinococcus radiodurans R1 = ATCC 13939 = DSM 20539:
- a CDS encoding acyl--CoA ligase family protein, translated as MNTPLTPLTLVRRGLKLYPDHTAVIEPGGPRFTYREWGRRIYQLARAIQAAGYGGQHVAVLSPNTHGGLLTYAGVPWAGSVLVPLNTRLTPEEYEFQLRHAEVRLLLVDESLHDRVREVAAGLGIEVWVMGDARGAGTAFEAKLAAQDDSPLPLPVQDENGTITLNFTSGTTSDPKGVMMTHRSTMLNAIETIYYFKADQDTVYLHTLPDFHANGWGGVWSPFGVGATHVTLPTVRADAAYDAIEQHGVTHLCAAPTVLSMLTDPAHARPLSRQIRVATAGSPPHARIIADMNALGFHVTQVYGLTETSPLITVAELSAQQEELPTPRRAALIAKQGVEMILAGEVEVLDPELRPVPGDGETLGEIMVRGNLVMKGYYRNEEATAKALEGGWFHTGDVAVVHPDGRIEIRDRNKDVIISGGENISSVEVEGVLYAHPAVREAVVVAMPHEKWGEVPCAFIALHQGQEVTPEDLTAHVREHLAGFKVPKHYEFRDDLPKTASGKFQKFILRAELWQGKARGVN; from the coding sequence ATGAACACGCCCCTGACACCCCTGACCCTGGTCCGCCGGGGCCTCAAGCTCTATCCCGACCACACCGCCGTGATTGAACCCGGCGGGCCCCGGTTCACTTACCGCGAGTGGGGCCGGCGCATTTATCAGCTTGCCCGCGCGATCCAGGCGGCAGGCTACGGCGGGCAGCATGTGGCGGTGCTTTCGCCCAACACGCACGGCGGGCTGCTGACCTACGCGGGGGTGCCCTGGGCGGGCAGCGTGCTGGTGCCGCTCAACACTCGCCTGACCCCCGAGGAATACGAGTTTCAGCTGCGGCACGCCGAGGTGCGGCTGCTGCTGGTGGACGAGTCGCTGCACGACCGGGTGCGCGAGGTGGCCGCCGGGCTCGGCATCGAAGTCTGGGTGATGGGCGACGCGCGGGGCGCCGGAACAGCCTTCGAGGCGAAGCTCGCTGCGCAGGACGACTCGCCGCTGCCGCTGCCGGTGCAAGACGAGAACGGCACCATCACCCTCAACTTCACCTCCGGCACGACCTCCGACCCCAAGGGCGTGATGATGACGCACCGCTCGACCATGCTCAACGCCATCGAGACGATCTATTACTTCAAGGCCGACCAGGACACTGTTTACCTGCACACTCTGCCCGATTTCCACGCCAACGGCTGGGGCGGCGTGTGGAGCCCCTTCGGCGTGGGGGCGACCCATGTGACCCTGCCCACCGTCCGCGCCGACGCCGCCTACGACGCGATTGAGCAGCACGGCGTGACCCACCTCTGCGCCGCGCCCACCGTGCTGTCCATGCTGACCGACCCGGCGCACGCCCGCCCGCTCAGCCGCCAGATTCGGGTGGCGACGGCGGGCAGCCCGCCCCACGCCCGCATCATCGCCGACATGAACGCGCTCGGGTTTCACGTCACTCAGGTGTACGGCCTGACCGAAACCAGCCCGCTGATTACGGTGGCCGAACTCTCGGCGCAGCAGGAGGAGTTACCCACCCCGCGCCGCGCCGCCCTCATCGCCAAGCAGGGCGTGGAAATGATTCTGGCGGGCGAGGTGGAGGTGCTGGACCCCGAGCTGCGGCCCGTGCCCGGCGACGGCGAAACGCTGGGCGAAATCATGGTGCGCGGCAACCTCGTGATGAAAGGCTATTACCGCAACGAGGAGGCCACCGCCAAAGCCCTGGAGGGCGGCTGGTTCCACACCGGCGACGTGGCGGTGGTGCACCCCGACGGGCGCATCGAAATCCGCGACCGCAACAAGGACGTGATCATCTCGGGCGGCGAGAACATCAGCAGCGTGGAGGTCGAAGGGGTGCTCTACGCCCACCCCGCCGTGCGCGAAGCCGTGGTGGTCGCCATGCCCCACGAGAAATGGGGCGAGGTGCCCTGCGCCTTCATCGCCCTGCACCAGGGCCAGGAAGTCACCCCCGAAGACCTCACGGCGCATGTGCGCGAGCATCTGGCGGGCTTCAAAGTCCCCAAGCACTACGAATTCCGCGACGATTTGCCCAAGACGGCGAGCGGCAAGTTCCAGAAGTTCATCCTGCGCGCCGAGCTGTGGCAGGGGAAGGCGCGGGGCGTGAACTGA